From the Limisphaerales bacterium genome, one window contains:
- a CDS encoding PQQ-binding-like beta-propeller repeat protein: MKQILLMIGMVALVGCGKKGAAPKPQEHSKAPPKPVTVLWEFETRGHVHSSPAIGPDGTVYVGSRDNKLYAIKT; the protein is encoded by the coding sequence ATGAAACAGATTCTCTTGATGATTGGGATGGTGGCGTTGGTGGGCTGCGGGAAGAAGGGGGCTGCCCCGAAACCCCAAGAGCATTCAAAAGCACCTCCAAAACCCGTCACTGTACTATGGGAATTTGAAACGCGAGGTCATGTGCACTCCTCCCCCGCCATTGGACCAGATGGCACGGTTTACGTCGGGTCAAGGGACAACAAGCTCTATGCCATCAAGACCG
- a CDS encoding 2-phosphosulfolactate phosphatase, protein MRLQTTFTPADFEALAQTDLSETTCVVFDILRATSSMVTALANGAERIRPVATIDEALAAKAEYPEALLCGERHGQRITAEQAKGTDFDLGNSPREYTAEIVTGKTLITTTTNGTRALRASLGAREVLVSSFLNLQATIDHLREASPKRLVLVCGGTFEEAALEDTLAAGALAETLDADADQCCDATTAARFLSNSAPIEETILNAQNAKRLLSLPDLAEDVSFCLQRDTQKFIAVLAADGMIRQIVQ, encoded by the coding sequence GTGAGATTGCAAACCACCTTCACCCCAGCTGACTTTGAGGCACTGGCTCAGACGGATTTATCCGAAACCACCTGTGTCGTATTCGATATCCTGCGGGCTACCAGTAGCATGGTGACGGCGCTGGCCAATGGCGCGGAACGTATCCGGCCGGTAGCCACCATTGATGAGGCTCTAGCGGCCAAGGCCGAATATCCGGAGGCATTGCTGTGCGGCGAACGGCATGGTCAGCGGATCACGGCCGAGCAAGCGAAAGGTACGGACTTTGACCTCGGCAATTCTCCTCGCGAGTACACCGCTGAAATCGTCACCGGAAAAACCCTCATTACGACCACTACTAATGGTACCCGTGCGCTGCGTGCCAGCCTTGGTGCTCGCGAAGTATTGGTCAGCAGTTTTCTGAATCTTCAGGCAACGATCGATCACCTGCGCGAGGCGTCACCAAAGCGACTGGTGCTTGTTTGTGGTGGCACTTTTGAGGAAGCCGCTTTGGAAGACACGCTAGCCGCAGGGGCTTTGGCGGAAACATTGGATGCAGATGCTGACCAGTGTTGCGACGCGACAACGGCGGCAAGGTTTTTATCCAATTCCGCGCCCATCGAGGAAACTATTCTTAACGCCCAAAACGCCAAGCGTCTTTTGAGCCTCCCCGATCTCGCTGAAGATGTCTCATTCTGCCTGCAACGCGACACCCAAAAATTCATCGCCGTACTGGCTGCTGATGGCATGATTCGCCAGATCGTCCAGTAA
- a CDS encoding terpene cyclase/mutase family protein: MKAILLLIGIALSKTTLFAAQQAAANPAAMQRQMDRVYSRGLEFLRSHQKEDGTFTQEGVRDHYGKQPGVVGLAVMAMLAHEQDPNQGPYAKSIGKGLNFILRNQNRGTGYIGSSMYHHGYATLALAKAKGKVKDPRLKLRLEAALQKAVDLILAAQKRSRKKAWRYSPESTDADVCVTGCILEALFAAREAGIKVPDVAIDNGLTFIQQCQNADGGIGYTGPGGSNLPRTAIGVTMLALRGPMGELRKNDSFTHGMKYLVAKEKEQGAFKGHYQHYQIYYVSRAMYHGRHKSWPDWSKANFQQLQETQLPNGSWSGNFGPSLTTCFALLSLAPSLKPKVAKDQVESDLRYILGKPKGDLTPADRAAYANSFPTRLRKLAMANERTAEFIKQHFGDLIGRNIKDLPEPLRTELLKMAREHEKNAQVAWDWTRQLERLALVEKKFGLAKLAGRVQVDQPSVKQDNIASILKKGGVGSAVTKCKELAKQYKAWAKELEGLKD; encoded by the coding sequence ATGAAAGCCATTCTGTTGCTAATTGGGATTGCCCTTTCAAAAACCACTCTCTTCGCCGCTCAACAGGCGGCCGCCAACCCGGCTGCGATGCAACGGCAAATGGATCGCGTGTACAGTCGCGGGCTGGAATTTCTCCGAAGTCACCAAAAGGAGGACGGGACATTTACTCAGGAAGGCGTTCGGGATCATTATGGAAAACAACCGGGCGTGGTGGGCTTGGCCGTGATGGCGATGTTGGCACACGAACAGGATCCCAACCAAGGCCCCTACGCAAAGTCCATTGGGAAGGGGTTGAATTTCATTTTGAGGAATCAAAATCGCGGGACTGGGTACATTGGCTCATCGATGTACCATCACGGCTATGCCACCTTGGCTTTGGCCAAGGCCAAGGGAAAGGTGAAGGATCCCCGATTGAAACTCCGACTGGAAGCTGCTTTGCAAAAGGCGGTGGACCTCATCCTTGCCGCCCAAAAGCGGAGTCGCAAAAAAGCCTGGCGGTATTCACCCGAAAGCACGGATGCGGATGTGTGTGTCACCGGTTGCATCCTCGAAGCATTGTTCGCCGCGCGTGAGGCAGGCATCAAAGTGCCGGATGTAGCCATCGATAATGGGTTAACATTTATACAACAATGCCAAAACGCGGACGGAGGCATTGGGTACACCGGTCCCGGGGGGTCCAACCTGCCGCGCACCGCCATTGGCGTGACGATGCTGGCATTGCGCGGGCCAATGGGCGAGCTACGGAAAAACGACTCGTTCACGCACGGGATGAAATATCTGGTGGCCAAGGAAAAAGAACAGGGCGCGTTCAAGGGGCATTATCAACATTATCAAATCTATTACGTATCTCGGGCGATGTATCACGGCCGCCACAAAAGTTGGCCGGATTGGAGTAAAGCGAATTTTCAGCAACTGCAGGAGACCCAGCTGCCCAACGGAAGCTGGTCGGGTAACTTTGGTCCTTCGTTAACCACGTGCTTTGCCCTTTTGTCACTGGCGCCTTCTCTCAAGCCAAAAGTGGCAAAGGATCAGGTGGAGTCAGATCTGCGGTATATATTGGGTAAGCCCAAAGGAGACCTCACCCCGGCGGATCGCGCGGCATACGCCAATAGCTTTCCTACGCGCCTCCGCAAACTGGCGATGGCCAACGAACGGACTGCGGAGTTTATCAAACAACATTTTGGAGATCTGATTGGGCGAAATATCAAGGACTTGCCAGAGCCGCTGCGTACCGAACTTTTGAAGATGGCAAGGGAACATGAGAAAAATGCTCAGGTAGCGTGGGACTGGACCCGCCAACTGGAGCGATTAGCCTTGGTCGAAAAAAAATTCGGTTTGGCAAAATTGGCAGGACGAGTCCAAGTGGATCAACCTAGTGTAAAGCAGGATAATATTGCATCCATCCTCAAAAAAGGCGGGGTGGGTTCAGCCGTTACAAAGTGCAAGGAATTGGCCAAGCAATACAAGGCGTGGGCCAAGGAACTGGAGGGGTTGAAAGACTAA
- a CDS encoding NUDIX domain-containing protein — MNPAEDIFDVVNEHDEIIDQQPRSLVHAQGLRHRAAHVLVFNEAGEAFLQLRSKRKDNHPGVWDNACSGHVDAGESYAVAAERELMEEIGLLVEEPLEELFMLEAGPETGMEFVTVFMTEDEGPFELNAEEIDDGRWATPTEIQTALITEPEKYSPTFRMIWERLAP, encoded by the coding sequence ATGAATCCCGCCGAAGACATTTTTGACGTCGTCAACGAGCACGATGAGATCATCGATCAACAGCCGCGCAGCCTGGTGCATGCGCAGGGGTTGCGACATCGGGCGGCGCATGTACTGGTGTTCAATGAAGCCGGCGAAGCGTTTCTGCAGTTACGATCCAAACGGAAGGATAATCATCCCGGCGTATGGGACAACGCCTGCAGCGGCCACGTGGATGCCGGCGAAAGCTACGCGGTGGCGGCCGAACGCGAGTTGATGGAGGAGATCGGCCTGCTGGTGGAGGAACCGCTTGAAGAACTCTTCATGCTCGAGGCCGGTCCGGAAACCGGCATGGAGTTTGTGACCGTGTTCATGACCGAAGACGAAGGGCCCTTTGAATTGAACGCCGAGGAAATCGACGACGGCCGCTGGGCCACCCCCACCGAAATCCAAACCGCCCTCATAACCGAACCGGAAAAATACTCACCCACGTTCCGGATGATTTGGGAGCGACTCGCGCCTTAA
- the rsmA gene encoding ribosomal RNA small subunit methyltransferase A — protein MNRNEIRSTLDEESVRLSKALGQNLLHDQNVLRRIAKAADLHPADQALEIGPGLGALTEHLLAAVDQLTAIEMDKRLHAHLSERFGATEKLRLIHADALKYFRNTEVDWSDWKLVSNLPYNVASPLLVDLAAMPRGPQRLVVTVQWEVGQRLAACHATREYSKLTLLVASRYEVKEIFKISPHCFFPEPRVDSACLTLDRRPDPLYPDALHKPFTAVVKRAFSQRRKMMRKNLKGGWPDDQLDAAFGAVDLDPKIRAEKVTLEQFVALAKELHDV, from the coding sequence ATGAACCGAAACGAAATTCGCAGCACCTTGGATGAGGAATCCGTGCGCCTTTCCAAAGCGCTCGGTCAGAACCTGTTGCACGACCAAAATGTCCTGCGCCGCATCGCCAAAGCCGCCGATCTGCACCCCGCCGATCAGGCGTTGGAGATCGGCCCCGGCCTCGGCGCGCTCACGGAACATTTGTTGGCGGCCGTCGATCAACTTACCGCCATCGAAATGGACAAGCGCCTGCACGCGCATTTGTCCGAACGATTTGGCGCCACGGAAAAGCTCCGACTCATTCATGCCGATGCATTAAAATATTTCAGGAACACCGAGGTCGATTGGAGCGACTGGAAGCTGGTCTCAAATCTGCCCTACAACGTCGCTTCCCCGTTGCTGGTGGATCTTGCGGCTATGCCGCGCGGACCACAGCGACTGGTCGTCACCGTGCAATGGGAAGTTGGCCAACGGCTCGCTGCCTGTCATGCCACGCGCGAATACAGCAAACTCACCCTGCTCGTCGCCAGTCGGTATGAGGTGAAGGAAATTTTCAAAATTTCTCCGCACTGTTTCTTTCCCGAACCCCGCGTGGACTCCGCCTGCCTCACTCTCGACCGGCGTCCCGATCCGCTCTACCCCGATGCTCTGCATAAGCCTTTCACCGCTGTGGTAAAACGCGCCTTCAGTCAACGCCGCAAGATGATGCGCAAAAACCTCAAAGGCGGTTGGCCTGATGACCAACTCGACGCCGCCTTCGGCGCCGTGGATCTGGACCCCAAAATTCGCGCAGAGAAAGTAACCCTAGAGCAATTTGTGGCCCTTGCGAAGGAGTTGCATGATGTTTAA
- a CDS encoding aspartate aminotransferase family protein, translating into MNRHLKLLSTYESPNVTHQAEDGTWPIVWERAKGVHVWDTDGNKYLDLTGAFAVAATGHANPRVTQAAQAQFAKLPHAMGDVHPHPLKGELARALSKLTFERWAKREFQQVHYHCLPHEMPPRHAKTIFCNSGFEAVEAALKTALLATDKPGVIAFEGAYHGLGYGALNTTHRAMFHKPFRKQLGKFSHFAQFPETEAACAETLVHLEKLFQKHSIGAVLMEPIQGRAGLRVPPLRFLGDLKALCESHHALLICDEIYTGFGRTGEWFACDSSQFYPDLICLGKALTNGFPLSACVGRATVMDRAWPASDGEAIHTSTYLGHPVGCAMALAQIKELKEKKLITQTRRLGKKFEKLCQRFPIEGARYVGRGLMTGLAFNPNDGPRVLAAVKTMLQRGYILLPAGEHGQVIAFSPPLTITEKQLERTLATLQKVMS; encoded by the coding sequence ATGAATCGCCACCTCAAACTCCTCAGCACTTACGAAAGCCCGAATGTCACGCACCAAGCGGAAGACGGCACGTGGCCGATTGTCTGGGAACGTGCGAAAGGCGTGCATGTTTGGGATACGGACGGCAACAAGTATCTCGACCTGACCGGCGCCTTCGCGGTCGCCGCCACGGGCCATGCGAATCCGCGCGTCACCCAAGCCGCCCAAGCGCAGTTCGCCAAGCTACCGCACGCGATGGGCGATGTGCATCCGCATCCGCTGAAGGGCGAACTGGCCCGCGCGCTCTCCAAACTCACCTTCGAGCGCTGGGCCAAACGGGAGTTTCAACAGGTACATTATCACTGTCTGCCCCACGAGATGCCGCCGCGCCATGCGAAAACCATTTTTTGCAACTCCGGTTTTGAGGCCGTGGAGGCCGCACTGAAGACCGCCCTGCTCGCCACCGATAAACCGGGCGTGATCGCCTTTGAAGGGGCCTACCACGGCCTTGGGTACGGCGCGTTGAACACCACGCATCGCGCGATGTTCCATAAACCTTTCCGCAAACAGCTCGGCAAGTTTAGTCACTTCGCGCAGTTCCCCGAGACAGAAGCCGCCTGCGCCGAGACTCTCGTGCATCTGGAAAAGCTATTTCAAAAACATTCCATCGGCGCCGTGCTCATGGAACCCATTCAGGGCCGAGCCGGTTTGCGAGTACCGCCACTACGGTTTTTGGGCGATCTCAAGGCCCTGTGCGAATCGCATCATGCGCTGCTGATCTGCGATGAAATCTACACCGGCTTCGGCCGCACCGGCGAATGGTTCGCCTGCGATTCATCGCAATTTTATCCGGACCTCATCTGCCTGGGCAAAGCGCTCACCAACGGCTTCCCGCTCAGTGCCTGCGTGGGCCGTGCCACGGTGATGGATCGCGCCTGGCCCGCCAGCGACGGCGAGGCCATCCACACCAGCACTTACCTCGGACATCCAGTCGGCTGCGCGATGGCGCTGGCGCAGATCAAGGAGTTGAAAGAGAAAAAACTCATTACCCAAACGCGCCGACTCGGGAAGAAATTTGAAAAGCTGTGCCAACGTTTCCCGATTGAAGGCGCACGCTATGTCGGCCGCGGTTTGATGACCGGCCTAGCCTTCAATCCCAACGATGGACCGCGCGTGCTGGCCGCCGTGAAGACCATGTTGCAGCGCGGCTACATCCTGTTACCCGCCGGCGAACACGGTCAAGTGATCGCCTTTTCGCCACCCCTGACTATCACTGAGAAACAACTCGAACGCACCCTCGCGACGCTGCAAAAGGTGATGTCATGA
- a CDS encoding radical SAM protein: MEFLADDIFIAITHPVSGTLRVHEIYLSLQGESTFAGLPCVFIRLTGCDLRCSYCDTAYAFTGGETLTLDSILEKTSALAEGYPEPPLVELTGGEPLLQKETPALLAALADRGFTVLLETSGAHDISGVDARVHRIVDLKCPSSGESERNLPANLQHLRASDEVKCVIGTREDYDWAKTQLRQLFGTCEVLFSWVNPLEPEQQSDVLKPVPADHTPLTRRELAEAITADRLPVRFQLQQHKHIWPAEERGV, translated from the coding sequence ATGGAATTCTTGGCCGATGACATCTTCATCGCTATAACCCACCCCGTGAGCGGCACGTTACGCGTCCATGAAATTTATCTGAGCCTGCAGGGCGAAAGCACCTTTGCCGGGTTGCCGTGTGTGTTCATTCGACTCACCGGCTGTGATCTGCGCTGCTCGTATTGCGACACGGCCTATGCGTTTACCGGTGGCGAAACGCTCACGCTCGATTCGATTTTGGAGAAGACCTCCGCGCTGGCCGAAGGGTATCCCGAGCCGCCGTTAGTCGAACTCACCGGTGGCGAGCCGCTGCTGCAAAAGGAAACCCCTGCCCTACTCGCCGCCCTAGCCGATCGCGGGTTTACCGTGTTACTGGAAACCAGCGGCGCGCATGACATCAGCGGCGTGGATGCGCGCGTCCATCGCATCGTCGACCTCAAGTGCCCCAGCAGCGGCGAGAGCGAACGCAACCTGCCGGCCAACCTCCAGCACCTTCGTGCCTCGGACGAAGTGAAATGCGTGATCGGCACGCGCGAGGATTATGACTGGGCCAAGACACAACTCCGCCAGCTCTTCGGTACATGTGAGGTGCTCTTCTCGTGGGTGAATCCGTTGGAACCCGAACAGCAAAGCGATGTGCTCAAGCCTGTGCCCGCCGATCACACGCCCCTCACCCGCCGCGAACTCGCCGAGGCCATCACCGCCGATCGCCTTCCCGTCCGGTTCCAACTCCAACAACACAAACATATTTGGCCAGCCGAAGAACGCGGTGTTTAA
- a CDS encoding Rrf2 family transcriptional regulator, translating into MKLSVKTDYAARAVLALASWPREGPARKVEDLAETVGTSANYLVQILIEMKGAGLVDSVRGKQGGYRLAKAPEEITLGMVWRASEGSILDVPAIADEACPAGLREAWKTASMALTESADQVSFAQILEASGRDREMYYI; encoded by the coding sequence GTGAAACTTTCAGTAAAAACCGATTATGCCGCGCGGGCGGTGTTGGCGTTGGCGTCGTGGCCGCGCGAAGGGCCGGCGCGGAAGGTGGAAGATCTAGCCGAGACGGTGGGGACTTCCGCCAATTATTTGGTGCAAATTTTGATTGAAATGAAAGGCGCGGGTTTGGTGGATAGCGTGCGCGGAAAGCAGGGTGGTTATCGGCTGGCAAAGGCGCCGGAGGAAATCACGTTGGGGATGGTATGGCGCGCATCGGAGGGGTCCATTTTGGATGTGCCGGCGATTGCGGATGAAGCTTGCCCGGCGGGACTGCGCGAGGCGTGGAAGACCGCAAGTATGGCGCTCACCGAATCGGCTGACCAAGTCAGCTTCGCGCAAATCCTCGAGGCCAGCGGGCGCGACCGCGAGATGTACTATATATAG
- a CDS encoding thioredoxin domain-containing protein, translating into MKPNSTPHTNRLAKEKSPYLLQHAHNPIDWFPWGEEAFAKAKKEDKPIFLSIGYSTCHWCHVMERESFEDEEVGVLLNKHFICIKLDREERPDVDKIYMSFVQATTGGGGWPMSVFLTPEKNPFFGGTYYPKKDFMSLCGRVNEFWNDAEKRPLIERDAKRMREGLAEATARKPDPNAKLNYGLLTNGLAEIKATYDPRFGGFGDKPKFPRPSEPAFVLWQSARADDADGIRMVTHTCEQMAAGGMYDQLGGGFARYSVDEKWLVPHFEKMLYDNAQLIHLYLDAYLVSSDERHAAVVRDILRYLARDMTHKGGGWYSAEDADSEGQEGKFYCWTKAELEKILNAEEAALITRHYGITEHGNFEDHSHPEPLKNLNILSIVDPKLTDADKVLLASARKKMDAVRAKRIRPHLDDKILSSWNGLMLGAVARAYAVLGDAPYLKMAEANNAFILNTFWDAKTKTMYHRWRDGARDSVQLLDAYAFQLDGTLHLYEATLKPEHLTQAIALADRMIELFYDDENGGFFQAMGGEDLIVRAKEDYDGAMPSANSVASLALLKLHKMTEKKVYRDKAGATLKLFALNLDRGARGVPYLMMALDFYLHEPYRVVVAGAPDDAATQKILRAVHGQYQPNRIVLGTTGPVEEFAKSLKPGKDGPKAFICSGRECKQPTHVMAEIQKYLQPAPPTSVDLLDEQEKTPEKPKSD; encoded by the coding sequence GTGAAACCCAACTCAACACCCCACACCAATCGACTCGCCAAGGAAAAATCTCCGTACCTGCTGCAGCATGCGCATAATCCAATCGACTGGTTTCCGTGGGGCGAGGAAGCATTTGCCAAGGCAAAAAAAGAGGATAAACCGATCTTTCTCTCCATCGGCTATTCCACCTGCCACTGGTGCCACGTGATGGAACGCGAAAGTTTTGAGGATGAGGAAGTGGGTGTGTTGCTCAACAAACATTTCATTTGCATCAAGCTCGACCGCGAAGAACGGCCGGATGTTGACAAGATTTATATGTCTTTCGTGCAGGCCACCACCGGCGGGGGCGGTTGGCCGATGAGCGTGTTTCTCACCCCCGAAAAAAACCCATTCTTTGGCGGCACCTATTATCCAAAGAAAGATTTCATGTCACTCTGTGGCCGCGTAAACGAATTTTGGAATGACGCAGAAAAACGCCCCCTCATCGAGAGGGATGCAAAAAGAATGCGGGAAGGCTTAGCCGAAGCCACCGCCCGTAAGCCCGACCCAAACGCCAAGCTCAATTACGGACTGCTCACCAACGGCCTCGCGGAAATCAAGGCCACTTATGATCCACGCTTCGGAGGGTTTGGCGATAAACCAAAATTCCCACGGCCCAGCGAACCGGCATTTGTACTGTGGCAATCGGCGCGCGCCGATGATGCCGATGGCATTCGGATGGTCACTCACACCTGCGAACAGATGGCGGCCGGCGGGATGTACGATCAACTCGGCGGCGGGTTTGCCCGCTATTCGGTGGATGAAAAATGGTTGGTCCCGCATTTTGAGAAAATGCTCTACGACAATGCCCAACTCATTCATTTGTATCTCGACGCTTATTTGGTGAGCAGCGATGAGCGCCACGCCGCCGTAGTGCGCGACATCCTCCGCTACCTCGCGCGCGATATGACGCACAAAGGCGGCGGCTGGTATTCCGCTGAAGACGCAGACAGCGAAGGGCAGGAAGGTAAATTTTATTGTTGGACTAAAGCCGAGCTAGAAAAAATCCTCAACGCCGAGGAAGCCGCACTTATCACCCGCCATTACGGCATCACCGAACACGGCAATTTTGAAGATCACAGCCATCCCGAGCCGCTGAAAAACCTCAACATCTTGAGCATCGTGGATCCCAAGCTCACCGATGCCGACAAAGTGTTGCTCGCTTCCGCACGCAAAAAAATGGACGCCGTGCGCGCCAAACGCATCCGCCCGCATTTGGACGACAAAATCCTATCCAGCTGGAACGGACTGATGCTCGGCGCCGTGGCCCGCGCTTACGCGGTGCTCGGCGATGCGCCTTATTTGAAAATGGCCGAGGCCAATAACGCCTTCATCCTCAATACGTTTTGGGATGCCAAAACCAAAACGATGTATCATCGCTGGCGCGATGGCGCGCGCGACTCGGTGCAACTGCTCGATGCCTACGCCTTCCAACTCGACGGCACGCTGCATCTCTACGAAGCCACGCTCAAGCCCGAGCATCTCACGCAAGCGATCGCTTTGGCCGATCGAATGATCGAGTTGTTTTATGATGATGAAAACGGTGGATTTTTCCAGGCTATGGGAGGCGAAGATTTGATCGTGCGCGCCAAGGAAGATTACGACGGCGCAATGCCTTCGGCCAATTCAGTGGCGTCACTCGCATTACTGAAGCTACACAAAATGACCGAGAAAAAAGTGTATCGCGATAAAGCAGGAGCCACGCTCAAATTATTCGCACTCAATCTGGACCGCGGCGCGCGCGGAGTACCATATCTGATGATGGCGCTGGATTTTTATTTGCACGAACCCTACCGCGTGGTGGTGGCCGGCGCACCCGACGATGCCGCCACTCAAAAAATCCTGCGCGCGGTGCACGGCCAATATCAGCCCAACCGAATCGTGCTGGGCACAACTGGGCCGGTGGAGGAATTTGCCAAATCGCTCAAGCCCGGCAAGGACGGGCCTAAAGCCTTCATTTGTTCCGGTCGCGAGTGCAAGCAGCCGACGCACGTGATGGCCGAGATCCAAAAATATCTCCAACCCGCCCCACCCACTTCGGTAGATCTGCTGGATGAACAGGAAAAAACACCTGAAAAACCAAAATCCGACTAA
- the gmd gene encoding GDP-mannose 4,6-dehydratase: MAKTALITGITGQDGSYLAELLLEKGYEVHGIIRRASTFNTGRLDAIYQDPHVEDNRLKLHYGDLSDASGMARLISKIEPAEVYNLAAQSHVRVSFDAPEYTTDITATGTVRLLEAIREVGIKPRFYQASSSEMFGKVAEVPQTETTPFYPRSPYGCAKVYSFWVTVNYRESYGMHASNGILFNHESPRRGETFVTRKITRAVARIAAGLQDKLYLGNLDAKRDWGYAKEYVDAMWRMLQQDEPDDYVVATGETRTIREFLEVAFDRVDLNWEDYVEIDPRYYRPAEVELLVGDPAKAKEKLGWEAQVKFAELAKLMVDADVQLLADQRAGKLVERE, encoded by the coding sequence ATGGCAAAAACCGCGCTCATCACCGGCATCACCGGCCAGGATGGCTCTTATCTGGCTGAGTTACTTCTGGAAAAAGGCTACGAGGTCCACGGGATCATCCGCCGTGCCAGTACGTTTAACACGGGACGGCTGGATGCCATTTATCAGGATCCTCACGTGGAGGATAATCGACTGAAGCTACACTACGGCGATCTCAGTGACGCCAGCGGAATGGCGCGATTGATCAGCAAGATCGAGCCAGCCGAGGTTTACAATCTCGCCGCCCAAAGCCATGTGCGCGTGAGCTTTGATGCGCCCGAGTACACCACTGACATCACCGCCACCGGCACCGTGCGCCTGCTCGAAGCCATTCGCGAGGTGGGCATCAAACCGCGTTTTTATCAGGCCTCCTCCAGTGAAATGTTTGGCAAAGTGGCGGAGGTGCCCCAAACGGAAACCACGCCGTTTTATCCGCGCAGTCCTTACGGTTGCGCGAAGGTGTATTCGTTTTGGGTGACGGTGAACTATCGCGAATCTTACGGGATGCACGCGAGCAACGGTATTTTGTTCAATCACGAATCGCCGCGCCGTGGCGAAACATTTGTCACCCGCAAGATCACCCGAGCCGTGGCTCGCATCGCCGCCGGTTTGCAGGACAAACTTTACCTCGGCAACCTCGATGCCAAGCGCGACTGGGGCTACGCCAAGGAATACGTGGACGCAATGTGGCGGATGCTCCAACAGGATGAGCCGGACGACTACGTGGTGGCCACCGGCGAGACGCGCACCATCCGTGAATTTCTTGAGGTCGCCTTCGATCGCGTGGATCTTAATTGGGAAGACTATGTGGAAATCGACCCGCGCTATTATCGCCCCGCTGAAGTAGAATTGCTCGTGGGCGATCCCGCCAAGGCAAAAGAAAAACTCGGCTGGGAAGCCCAAGTGAAATTCGCCGAACTCGCCAAGCTAATGGTCGATGCCGACGTGCAACTGCTGGCCGATCAACGAGCCGGTAAACTCGTGGAACGCGAATGA
- a CDS encoding GDP-mannose 4,6-dehydratase — MSRPRALITGITGQDGSYLADLLLEKGYEVHGLVRRTSTLKRSRLDHLYHNPEIYNQSLFLHYAELDDPTTLRRMLEKAAPDELYHLAGQSHVGLSFEIPEATADMTAIGTLRLLEMMRDLPKAPRLYHASSSEIFGRPEVSPQDESTPHLPVNPYGVAKSFATQMTRVYRETHGLFACNGIAYNHESPRRGENFVTRKICRAAAAIKAGRQKELLLGDTSAKRDWGDARDTVRGMWLALQHDTAADYIFATGKLHTVQDIVDLAFATVDLNAPDYIKRDERFMRPAEPSRLLGNPTRAKEQLGWEAKTTFEDLIREMTEAELRAFG, encoded by the coding sequence ATGAGCCGTCCCCGCGCATTGATCACCGGCATCACGGGCCAAGACGGCTCATACCTCGCTGATTTGCTTTTGGAAAAAGGCTACGAAGTCCACGGCCTCGTCCGCCGCACGAGCACGCTGAAACGATCGCGCCTCGATCATCTTTATCATAATCCGGAAATTTATAACCAATCCCTCTTCCTGCATTATGCCGAGCTGGACGATCCCACAACGCTCCGCCGGATGCTGGAAAAAGCCGCGCCCGATGAACTGTATCACCTCGCCGGCCAAAGTCATGTGGGCTTGAGCTTCGAAATCCCCGAAGCCACCGCCGATATGACCGCCATCGGCACGCTGCGTTTGCTGGAAATGATGCGTGACCTTCCGAAGGCGCCGCGTTTATATCACGCCTCTTCCAGTGAAATTTTTGGACGCCCCGAAGTTTCGCCGCAGGACGAATCCACCCCGCACTTGCCGGTGAACCCCTACGGGGTGGCCAAATCCTTCGCAACACAAATGACGCGTGTGTACCGGGAAACCCACGGCCTCTTCGCCTGCAACGGCATTGCGTACAATCACGAGTCGCCCCGTCGCGGTGAAAATTTTGTGACGCGAAAAATCTGCCGCGCCGCCGCCGCCATCAAGGCCGGACGGCAAAAGGAATTGCTGTTGGGCGACACCAGTGCCAAGCGCGATTGGGGCGATGCCCGCGACACCGTGCGCGGCATGTGGCTCGCGTTGCAACACGACACCGCCGCCGATTATATTTTCGCCACAGGTAAACTCCACACCGTGCAGGACATCGTGGATCTTGCTTTCGCCACGGTGGATTTGAATGCCCCCGATTACATTAAACGCGACGAACGTTTCATGCGCCCCGCCGAGCCCTCGCGTTTGCTCGGTAATCCCACTCGTGCCAAAGAGCAACTCGGTTGGGAAGCGAAAACAACTTTTGAAGATTTAATCCGTGAAATGACCGAAGCCGAATTGCGGGCGTTCGGTTAA